A region of Methyloversatilis discipulorum DNA encodes the following proteins:
- the mraZ gene encoding division/cell wall cluster transcriptional repressor MraZ, with product MFYGTTRLTMDDKHRIVIPARPRKKLMDMCEGEVVMTARTREHILLYPLPEFEALLARLDQLPDLDQASNDFKLSFTANARDESIDRAGRLLLGADLRERAGLTKGVMLVGRGNRFELWDEGRWNAEAAARDAREGAVPLPSEVISSFRL from the coding sequence ATGTTCTACGGGACGACCCGCCTCACCATGGATGACAAGCACCGCATCGTCATCCCCGCTCGTCCGCGCAAGAAGCTGATGGACATGTGCGAGGGCGAGGTGGTGATGACGGCGCGCACCCGCGAACACATCCTTCTCTATCCGCTGCCCGAATTCGAGGCCCTGCTCGCCCGCCTCGACCAGCTGCCCGACCTCGATCAGGCCAGCAACGACTTCAAGCTCAGCTTCACCGCCAATGCGCGCGACGAATCCATCGATCGCGCCGGCCGTCTGCTGCTCGGCGCCGACCTGCGCGAACGCGCCGGCCTGACCAAGGGCGTCATGCTGGTCGGCCGCGGCAACCGCTTCGAACTGTGGGATGAAGGCCGCTGGAACGCTGAGGCCGCTGCGCGTGACGCCCGCGAGGGCGCGGTGCCCCTGCCGTCTGAAGTCATCAGTTCCTTCAGGCTCTGA
- the rsmH gene encoding 16S rRNA (cytosine(1402)-N(4))-methyltransferase RsmH has translation MEHIPVLLAEALDALAVRPDGVYVDGTFGRGGHSRALLARLGPGGRLIALDRDPSAIAAGQAITDPRFTLVHARFAEMGAVLEQLGVHGVDGVLLDIGVSSPQLDEAARGMSFRQDAPLDMRMDTSRGETVAQWLARADEADIREVIRDYGEERFASAIAKAIVAARSERPVDTTYQLAQIVAAAVRTREAGQHPATRSFQALRIFINQELEELSLVLPQALAALKPGGRLAVISFHSLEDRIVKRYMADQASPPQPPRNLPLRADQLPKPTMKLIGRFRAGNDEVARNPRARSATLRVAEKVA, from the coding sequence ATGGAACACATCCCCGTACTGCTCGCCGAGGCGCTGGACGCACTGGCGGTGCGTCCCGATGGCGTTTACGTCGACGGCACCTTCGGTCGCGGCGGGCACAGCCGCGCGCTGCTCGCGCGCCTGGGTCCGGGTGGTCGGCTGATCGCGCTCGATCGCGATCCGTCCGCCATCGCCGCCGGGCAGGCCATCACCGACCCGCGTTTCACGCTGGTGCACGCGCGCTTCGCGGAAATGGGTGCAGTACTCGAACAACTGGGCGTGCACGGCGTGGATGGCGTGCTGCTCGACATCGGCGTGTCGTCACCGCAGCTCGACGAAGCTGCGCGCGGCATGAGTTTCAGGCAGGACGCACCGCTGGACATGCGCATGGACACCAGCCGGGGCGAAACAGTGGCGCAGTGGCTCGCCCGCGCCGACGAAGCAGACATCAGGGAGGTCATCAGGGACTATGGCGAAGAACGGTTTGCTTCAGCGATTGCAAAGGCGATTGTTGCTGCTCGGAGCGAGCGGCCTGTCGACACCACATACCAGCTTGCCCAGATCGTGGCGGCCGCTGTCCGCACGCGCGAGGCGGGCCAGCATCCGGCGACGCGCAGCTTTCAAGCTCTACGGATTTTCATCAATCAGGAGCTTGAAGAGCTGTCGCTAGTGCTGCCGCAGGCGCTGGCCGCGCTCAAACCGGGCGGCCGGCTGGCGGTGATTTCCTTCCATTCGCTGGAAGACCGCATCGTCAAGCGCTACATGGCCGATCAGGCCTCGCCGCCGCAACCACCGCGCAACCTGCCGCTGCGCGCCGACCAGCTGCCGAAGCCGACGATGAAACTGATCGGCCGCTTCCGTGCCGGCAACGACGAAGTCGCGCGCAATCCACGCGCGCGCAGCGCCACGCTGCGCGTGGCCGAGAAGGTGGCCTGA
- the ftsL gene encoding cell division protein FtsL, with amino-acid sequence MLRLNFVLIATLVISAIALVSSQHRSRALHTELERELTRMRVLETEWGQLQIEQGSLAAHARIAGLAESKLKMRAPERDRVIVIDPSEAGQ; translated from the coding sequence GTGTTGCGCCTGAACTTCGTGCTGATCGCCACGCTGGTCATCAGCGCCATCGCACTGGTGTCGTCGCAGCACCGTTCGCGCGCGCTGCACACCGAACTCGAACGCGAGCTCACCCGCATGCGGGTGCTCGAAACCGAGTGGGGCCAGCTGCAGATCGAACAGGGCTCGCTGGCCGCGCACGCGCGCATCGCCGGTCTGGCCGAATCCAAGCTCAAGATGCGCGCGCCGGAACGCGACCGCGTCATCGTCATCGACCCCTCCGAGGCCGGACAATGA
- a CDS encoding peptidoglycan D,D-transpeptidase FtsI family protein — MKFAHNPLLAELLPAWRARLMLVVMMALFGGLVARAFWLQVVNDEFYQRKGEERFSRVLPTPASRGRVLDRNEQVLAMSTQVSAIVAESRPTRTDAKANPRDIGAEKLTPAQIRQLAELLGMDHREVARKIPENRGRSYLKRQVPPDVAKQVLALKLPGIRSEPEYRRYYPHGEVSAHVVGFTGMDDNGLEGIELAMNRPLTGKVGSRRVITDARRNVVEDVEVLAPPRDGGDVRLAIDTRLQFLVHSRLKQAVSEHKARAGSAVVVDSRTGEVLALANWPTYNPNNREQLSGPPLRNRAFTDTYEPGSTIKPFIAAMALESGRYTFDTPVDCAGKLTFGRHSIGDAHPHGTLSLAEVIQKSSNIGVAKIAGTFKPSEMWQTYDQLGFGSPLRLGFPGEAGGRLRPAANWKPVEQATMSYGHGMSVTLMQMARSYLVFARDGDLIPLSLTRVDTPPINGLQVFSAQTAREVRRMLEMAAGAGGTAPKAQIPGYRVAGKTGTAHKLEGGSYANKYIASFVGFAPVSDPRYIVAVMIDEPSNGVHYGGQVAAPVFSDIMNATLRATGVPPDAPVPVLQMARNSAAGKEGW, encoded by the coding sequence ATGAAGTTCGCCCACAACCCGCTGCTCGCCGAACTGCTGCCGGCCTGGCGCGCGCGCCTGATGCTGGTGGTCATGATGGCACTGTTCGGCGGTCTGGTTGCCCGCGCCTTCTGGCTGCAGGTGGTGAACGACGAGTTCTACCAGCGCAAGGGTGAGGAACGCTTCTCGCGCGTACTGCCGACACCGGCTTCGCGCGGCCGCGTACTCGACCGCAACGAACAGGTGCTGGCGATGAGCACCCAGGTGTCGGCCATCGTCGCCGAATCGCGCCCGACGCGTACCGACGCCAAGGCCAACCCGCGTGACATCGGGGCCGAGAAGCTCACGCCGGCACAGATCCGCCAGCTGGCCGAACTGCTGGGCATGGATCACCGCGAGGTCGCGCGCAAGATTCCGGAAAACCGGGGCCGCAGCTATCTGAAGCGTCAGGTGCCGCCGGACGTCGCGAAACAGGTGCTGGCACTGAAGCTGCCGGGCATCCGCTCGGAACCCGAATACCGCCGCTACTACCCGCACGGCGAGGTCAGCGCGCACGTGGTCGGCTTTACTGGCATGGACGACAACGGTCTCGAAGGCATCGAGCTGGCGATGAACCGCCCGCTCACCGGCAAGGTCGGATCGCGCCGCGTGATCACCGACGCCCGCCGCAACGTGGTCGAGGACGTCGAGGTGCTGGCACCGCCGCGCGACGGCGGCGACGTGCGGCTGGCCATCGACACCCGCCTGCAGTTCCTGGTGCACAGCCGGCTCAAGCAGGCGGTCAGCGAACACAAGGCACGCGCCGGCAGCGCCGTGGTGGTCGATTCACGCACCGGCGAAGTGCTGGCGCTGGCCAACTGGCCGACCTACAACCCGAACAACCGCGAACAGCTGTCCGGCCCGCCGCTGCGTAACCGCGCCTTCACCGACACCTACGAGCCGGGTTCGACAATCAAGCCCTTCATCGCCGCGATGGCGCTGGAAAGCGGCCGCTACACCTTCGACACACCGGTCGATTGCGCCGGCAAGCTCACTTTCGGCCGTCACTCGATCGGTGACGCACACCCGCACGGCACGCTCAGTCTGGCCGAGGTGATCCAGAAGTCGTCGAACATCGGCGTCGCCAAGATCGCCGGCACCTTCAAGCCGTCCGAAATGTGGCAGACCTACGACCAGCTCGGCTTCGGCTCGCCTCTGCGTCTCGGTTTCCCCGGTGAGGCGGGCGGCCGCCTGCGCCCGGCAGCGAACTGGAAGCCGGTCGAGCAGGCCACGATGTCCTACGGCCACGGCATGTCGGTCACGCTGATGCAGATGGCGCGTTCCTATCTCGTGTTCGCGCGCGACGGCGACCTGATCCCGCTGTCGCTGACCCGCGTCGACACGCCGCCGATCAACGGCCTGCAGGTGTTCTCGGCACAGACCGCGCGCGAAGTGCGCCGCATGCTCGAAATGGCCGCCGGTGCCGGCGGCACCGCGCCGAAGGCACAGATTCCGGGTTACCGCGTCGCCGGCAAGACCGGTACCGCGCACAAGCTCGAAGGCGGCAGCTATGCGAACAAGTACATCGCGTCCTTCGTCGGCTTCGCACCGGTGTCCGACCCGCGCTACATCGTCGCGGTGATGATTGACGAACCATCCAACGGTGTGCACTACGGTGGTCAGGTCGCCGCCCCGGTGTTCTCCGACATCATGAACGCCACGCTGCGCGCCACCGGCGTACCGCCGGACGCACCGGTGCCTGTGCTGCAGATGGCGCGCAACAGTGCCGCCGGCAAGGAGGGCTGGTGA
- a CDS encoding UDP-N-acetylmuramoyl-L-alanyl-D-glutamate--2,6-diaminopimelate ligase — MSTDRSSAVIARVRDTLSRGGVVPRALRADSRQVQAGDLFFALPGQRTDGRRFIDAAIERGACAVLCEAGATSPDAAVPVIEVDSLRSHAGALADDLLDHPSSALHVIGITGTNGKTSVSQWVAQALDLLGTRCGVIGTLGSGLPGQLSESANTTPDVVSVHQTLADLRAAGASACAMEVSSIGLDQGRIDGVRIHTAVFTNLTRDHLDYHPDMQHYAAAKATLFSHPGLCAGVINTDDAFGRSLAGEVAARLPVTGCALDAELPQGVHGLRARNTDLAHGLRFDIEHGNERAHVDAALVGRFNIQNLLAVTGSLLHAGVALADAARVAGQLLPPPGRMQRLGGHGEPLVVVDYAHTPDALEQALRALQPVAEARRGKLLCVFGCGGDRDPGKRPLMGAVAYEHAARTWITSDNPRSENPEAILDDIAAGLPACADVLREVHRALAIRAAISTADARDVVLIAGKGHEHYQERMGLRTPWSDADQAAAALAVRGGVQ; from the coding sequence GTGAGCACCGACCGCTCTTCCGCCGTCATCGCCCGCGTGCGCGACACGCTGTCGCGCGGCGGCGTCGTGCCGCGCGCGCTGCGCGCCGATTCGCGCCAGGTACAGGCGGGCGATCTGTTCTTCGCCCTGCCCGGCCAGCGCACCGACGGTCGTCGCTTCATCGACGCCGCCATCGAGCGCGGTGCCTGCGCGGTGCTGTGCGAAGCGGGCGCTACGTCGCCAGACGCCGCAGTACCGGTGATCGAGGTCGATTCGCTGCGCAGTCACGCCGGCGCGCTCGCCGACGATCTGCTCGACCATCCCTCCTCTGCGCTTCACGTGATCGGCATCACCGGCACCAACGGCAAGACCTCGGTCAGCCAGTGGGTCGCCCAGGCGCTGGATCTGCTCGGTACGCGCTGCGGCGTCATCGGCACGCTGGGCAGCGGCCTGCCCGGCCAGCTTTCTGAATCGGCCAACACGACGCCGGACGTGGTCAGCGTGCACCAGACACTGGCTGACCTGCGCGCCGCGGGCGCCAGCGCCTGCGCGATGGAAGTGTCGTCGATCGGCCTCGACCAGGGACGCATCGACGGCGTCCGGATCCACACCGCGGTGTTCACCAACCTGACCCGCGACCACCTCGACTATCACCCGGACATGCAGCATTACGCGGCCGCAAAGGCCACCCTGTTCTCCCACCCCGGCCTGTGTGCCGGAGTGATCAATACCGACGACGCTTTCGGCCGTTCGCTGGCGGGCGAAGTCGCGGCACGGCTGCCGGTCACCGGCTGCGCGCTCGACGCCGAGCTGCCGCAGGGCGTGCACGGACTGCGCGCCCGCAACACCGATCTGGCGCACGGCCTGCGCTTCGACATCGAGCACGGCAACGAGCGGGCGCATGTCGACGCCGCCCTGGTCGGCCGCTTCAACATCCAGAACCTGCTCGCCGTCACCGGCAGCCTGCTGCATGCAGGCGTGGCACTCGCCGACGCCGCACGCGTCGCCGGTCAACTGCTGCCGCCACCCGGCCGCATGCAGCGGCTCGGCGGTCACGGCGAGCCGCTGGTTGTGGTCGACTACGCACACACGCCAGACGCACTGGAGCAGGCGCTGCGCGCGCTGCAGCCGGTGGCCGAAGCACGGCGCGGCAAGCTGCTGTGCGTGTTCGGCTGTGGCGGCGACCGCGATCCAGGCAAGCGGCCGCTGATGGGCGCCGTCGCCTACGAACACGCTGCCCGTACCTGGATCACCTCGGACAACCCGCGCAGCGAAAACCCGGAGGCCATTCTCGACGACATCGCCGCCGGGCTGCCAGCCTGTGCCGACGTGCTGCGCGAGGTCCATCGCGCACTCGCGATCCGCGCCGCCATCAGCACGGCCGACGCACGCGACGTCGTCCTGATCGCCGGCAAGGGACACGAGCACTATCAGGAACGCATGGGCCTGCGCACGCCCTGGTCCGACGCCGACCAGGCCGCCGCCGCCCTCGCCGTCCGCGGAGGCGT